A stretch of the Candidatus Eisenbacteria bacterium genome encodes the following:
- the ftsW gene encoding putative lipid II flippase FtsW yields MNRGDRWLLILPLLLTAVGVIMVYSSSAILGITRYHDPDYFLQRQLMRAGLGVVVLLVFAKLRLRAIERAAPVFFVLAGLGLAVVVVAGHMSNGATRWLKLGFLTLQPTDLARLAAVVMLAWWLRRNPPDEHGFWRGVAAPLGLAGVLAGLILLQPNLSSAALLGLTAMGMLVLAGARGRHLAIPVGVGAAAAACMLLTHPYQMKRVTTFANFLLRGELDARGAGWQLDQSLIALGSGGWLGRGLGNGLQKYLFLPEAHTDFIFSILGEELGFVGTTFMIAALAIYLWRGMRATARAHDTFAGLIAGGLTLQIGLYALVNLSVATGLAPTTGLPLPFVSYGGSALLANLAAAGVLYRVSAGGEEREALARQRWAREGT; encoded by the coding sequence GTGAATCGTGGGGACCGCTGGTTGCTGATCCTGCCGCTGCTGCTCACCGCGGTCGGCGTGATCATGGTGTATTCCTCGAGTGCGATCCTCGGCATCACGCGCTACCACGACCCCGACTACTTCCTGCAACGCCAGTTGATGCGCGCCGGACTCGGGGTGGTGGTACTGCTGGTGTTCGCGAAGCTGCGGCTGCGCGCGATCGAGCGCGCGGCGCCGGTGTTCTTCGTGCTCGCCGGGCTCGGGCTCGCGGTTGTGGTGGTGGCGGGCCACATGTCGAACGGCGCCACGCGGTGGCTCAAGCTCGGATTCCTCACGCTGCAACCGACCGACCTGGCGCGGCTCGCGGCGGTCGTGATGCTGGCGTGGTGGCTGCGGCGCAATCCGCCTGACGAGCACGGCTTCTGGCGTGGCGTTGCGGCACCGCTCGGACTGGCCGGCGTGCTCGCGGGTCTCATCCTGCTGCAGCCGAACCTGAGCAGCGCGGCGCTGCTGGGGCTGACGGCGATGGGCATGCTGGTGCTCGCGGGTGCGCGCGGACGACACCTGGCGATTCCGGTCGGGGTCGGTGCGGCGGCCGCCGCCTGCATGCTCCTGACGCACCCCTATCAGATGAAACGCGTCACCACGTTCGCGAACTTCCTGTTGCGCGGCGAGCTGGATGCGCGCGGCGCGGGCTGGCAGCTCGATCAGTCGCTGATCGCGCTCGGATCGGGCGGCTGGCTCGGTCGCGGGCTCGGCAACGGACTTCAGAAGTATCTGTTTCTACCCGAGGCGCACACCGACTTCATCTTCTCGATTCTCGGCGAAGAGCTCGGCTTCGTCGGAACCACGTTCATGATCGCTGCACTCGCGATCTATCTGTGGCGCGGCATGCGGGCGACCGCACGCGCGCACGACACGTTCGCCGGCCTCATTGCCGGCGGCCTGACACTCCAAATCGGTCTCTATGCGCTCGTCAACCTGTCGGTGGCCACCGGGCTCGCGCCCACCACCGGGCTGCCACTGCCGTTCGTTTCGTATGGCGGCTCCGCGCTGCTGGCGAATCTGGCGGCCGCGGGAGTGCTCTATCGGGTGAGTGCGGGAGGCGAGGAGCGGGAAGCGCTCGCGCGACAGCGCTGGGCGCGGGAGGGGACATGA
- the murG gene encoding undecaprenyldiphospho-muramoylpentapeptide beta-N-acetylglucosaminyltransferase codes for MRVLIAGGGTGGHVYPGLAVAEEIHRQHPDAYVVFAGGRRGLEAQAVPEAGFALRFVTVQGLPRRQWWRWPGALLANAVGLVQALIVVLTERPDVVLGTGGYASGPIALAAFLTGRPLVLQEQNSVPGLANRWLARLASEVHLAFTESRAYFDRKDNLRITGNPVRSFILSGDRGHGLRHFGLADDKLTVFVFGGSRGARRINEATIDAMRRLKGRVDVQFILQTGREDFDNARTSVEREGLPARVMPFLKDIHLAYAAADLLVCRAGAMTLAEIAACGTPSILVPYPFAAHNHQEINAENLVERGAATLIKDADLDGERLAREIAHLLSDRQLLRKMSAHARTFARLDAAERIVRSLDRLAGGDPAGDNGATDHTQDEGAA; via the coding sequence ATGAGAGTTCTGATCGCAGGCGGCGGTACGGGGGGCCACGTTTATCCGGGTCTCGCCGTCGCCGAAGAGATTCATCGCCAGCACCCCGACGCCTATGTCGTGTTCGCGGGCGGCCGGCGCGGGCTCGAGGCGCAGGCGGTTCCCGAAGCCGGATTCGCATTGCGGTTCGTGACCGTTCAGGGGCTGCCGCGGCGTCAGTGGTGGCGCTGGCCGGGCGCTCTGCTCGCCAATGCCGTCGGGCTGGTCCAGGCGTTGATCGTGGTGCTGACCGAGCGCCCCGACGTGGTGTTGGGAACCGGCGGCTACGCGAGCGGACCCATCGCGCTCGCTGCCTTTCTGACCGGACGGCCGCTGGTGCTGCAGGAACAGAACAGCGTTCCGGGGCTCGCGAACCGGTGGCTCGCGCGGCTCGCCAGCGAGGTGCATCTGGCGTTCACCGAGTCGCGTGCGTACTTCGATCGCAAGGACAACCTTCGCATCACCGGCAATCCGGTGCGCTCCTTCATCCTGAGCGGCGACCGTGGCCACGGCCTGCGGCACTTCGGACTCGCCGACGACAAGCTGACGGTCTTCGTGTTCGGCGGCAGCCGCGGAGCGCGGCGCATCAACGAGGCGACGATCGACGCGATGCGGCGGCTCAAGGGTCGCGTCGACGTTCAGTTCATCCTGCAGACCGGCCGCGAAGACTTCGACAACGCGCGCACCTCGGTCGAGCGCGAGGGCCTGCCGGCGCGCGTGATGCCGTTCCTCAAGGACATCCATCTGGCCTACGCGGCGGCCGACCTGCTGGTGTGCCGCGCGGGCGCCATGACGCTGGCGGAGATCGCGGCATGCGGCACCCCTTCGATCCTGGTGCCGTATCCGTTCGCGGCGCACAACCATCAGGAGATCAACGCCGAGAATCTGGTCGAGCGCGGCGCGGCCACGCTCATCAAGGACGCCGACCTCGACGGCGAACGACTGGCGCGCGAGATCGCGCACCTGTTGTCGGATCGCCAGCTGCTGCGGAAGATGTCGGCTCACGCACGCACATTCGCGCGGCTCGACGCGGCGGAGCGGATCGTCCGCAGTCTCGACCGGCTGGCCGGCGGTGATCCCGCCGGCGACAACGGTGCGACCGATCACACGCAGGACGAGGGAGCCGCCTAA
- a CDS encoding UDP-N-acetylmuramate--L-alanine ligase, translating to MYGRTHRIHLIGIGGSGMCGIAEVLLTMGYQVSGSDMKASDVTDRLVSLGGRVFVGHAASNMEGADVVVFSTAVPADNPELVEARRLGVPVIGRAEMLAELMRMKYGIAVGGAHGKTTTTSMVAAVLARGGLDPTIVVGGRLRALGTHARLGHGQFLVAEADESDGSFLRLSPALTVITNIDREHLDHYGSLEEVRQAFVYFANRVPFYGVTVLCIDDPEVREILPRVTKRVLRYGLGPDAELRATDIELLPHGSRFTVASNGRVLGVIEMQVPGQHNVLNALAAIGVGLEIEIGFAHIAEGLADFHGVARRFETRGEQAGVRVVDDYAHHPTEIAATLAAARGLGGRRLVLFQPHRFSRTQALAREFGGVWKDADHVWVLDVYAAGEKPLAGVSGRTVVESAEAQGAKQVRFAPDAAAAVREIELEARAGDVVLTLGAGDVWKLADEILKGLSRRQEAPSGEPIRRGG from the coding sequence ATGTACGGGCGTACCCATCGCATCCACCTGATCGGGATCGGCGGCTCCGGCATGTGCGGCATCGCCGAGGTACTGCTCACCATGGGCTATCAGGTCTCGGGCAGCGACATGAAGGCCTCGGACGTGACCGATCGACTGGTGAGCCTCGGCGGCCGGGTGTTCGTCGGACACGCCGCGAGCAACATGGAGGGTGCGGACGTGGTGGTGTTCTCGACCGCGGTCCCGGCCGACAATCCGGAGCTGGTCGAGGCGCGACGACTCGGGGTGCCGGTGATCGGACGCGCGGAGATGCTCGCCGAGCTCATGCGCATGAAGTACGGCATCGCGGTCGGCGGCGCGCACGGCAAGACCACCACGACTTCGATGGTCGCCGCGGTGCTCGCGCGCGGCGGACTCGATCCCACCATCGTGGTCGGCGGTCGTCTGCGCGCGCTCGGGACCCATGCGCGGCTCGGGCACGGCCAATTCCTGGTCGCGGAAGCCGACGAGAGCGACGGATCGTTCCTGCGCCTGTCGCCGGCGCTGACGGTGATCACGAACATCGATCGCGAACACCTCGACCACTACGGAAGCCTCGAAGAAGTGCGGCAGGCGTTCGTCTATTTCGCCAATCGTGTGCCGTTCTATGGCGTGACGGTCCTGTGCATCGACGACCCGGAGGTGCGGGAAATCCTCCCGCGCGTCACCAAGCGGGTGCTGCGCTACGGCCTCGGCCCCGACGCGGAGTTGCGCGCCACCGACATCGAGCTGCTTCCGCACGGTTCGCGATTCACGGTGGCGTCGAATGGGCGCGTGCTCGGTGTGATCGAGATGCAGGTGCCGGGGCAGCACAACGTCTTGAATGCGCTGGCCGCGATCGGGGTGGGGCTCGAAATCGAGATCGGCTTCGCGCACATCGCCGAGGGTCTGGCGGATTTTCACGGCGTCGCGCGGCGCTTCGAGACGCGCGGCGAGCAGGCGGGTGTGCGGGTGGTCGACGACTATGCGCACCATCCGACCGAGATTGCGGCGACCCTGGCAGCGGCACGCGGACTTGGAGGGCGAAGACTGGTATTATTCCAGCCGCATCGGTTCAGCCGGACCCAGGCGCTCGCACGGGAGTTCGGCGGAGTCTGGAAGGATGCGGATCACGTGTGGGTGCTGGACGTCTACGCCGCGGGCGAGAAGCCGCTCGCGGGCGTCAGCGGCAGGACGGTGGTCGAGAGTGCCGAGGCTCAGGGCGCGAAGCAGGTGCGGTTCGCTCCGGACGCGGCGGCAGCGGTGCGCGAGATCGAACTCGAAGCGCGGGCCGGAGACGTGGTGTTGACGCTCGGCGCCGGTGACGTGTGGAAGCTGGCGGATGAAATCTTGAAGGGGCTCTCGAGGCGCCAGGAGGCGCCTTCCGGGGAGCCGATTCGGCGCGGCGGCTGA